The following are encoded in a window of Gammaproteobacteria bacterium genomic DNA:
- a CDS encoding alpha/beta fold hydrolase, whose amino-acid sequence MTEEIIKFDLGDVELLSGEKLTSAVLVAKTWGRLSAARDNVIVLPTYYTGTHEGYAPLVGPGNVFDTNRYFVVSPNLFGNGLSTSPSNAIDSNSGPRFPQVDVYDNVLCQHRLLTERFDVTDIQLVAGWSMGAIQAFHWAVAFPDLVRRILPWCGSARCSPHNQVFLAGVKAALAADPVYADGHYDVPPEAGLKAFGRVYCGWAYSQSFFREALWRELGFETLDDLLSFWETDHLEWDANDLLAKLRTWHTADVGKWSFLDGGYEQALSSIKSQAIVMPSRTDLYFPPEDSVVEVGHMSYAEVRVIDSVWGHCAGGPGREDAAMSQLACAVKDLLAR is encoded by the coding sequence ATGACTGAAGAGATCATCAAATTCGATCTGGGAGATGTCGAGCTGCTTTCAGGAGAAAAACTGACATCTGCAGTTCTGGTTGCAAAAACCTGGGGACGGTTGTCGGCTGCGCGTGATAACGTGATTGTGCTGCCCACCTATTACACGGGTACGCACGAGGGATATGCGCCGCTTGTTGGACCTGGTAACGTTTTCGATACGAACCGCTATTTCGTGGTATCACCGAATCTTTTCGGGAACGGGTTGTCGACCTCACCCAGCAATGCAATTGACTCGAACTCAGGCCCACGCTTTCCGCAGGTCGATGTTTATGACAATGTCCTATGTCAGCATCGCCTGTTGACTGAGAGATTTGATGTCACTGACATTCAGCTGGTGGCCGGCTGGTCAATGGGTGCGATCCAGGCTTTTCACTGGGCAGTGGCATTTCCGGATCTGGTGCGGCGGATTTTGCCCTGGTGTGGCTCTGCCCGCTGTTCCCCTCATAACCAGGTGTTTCTGGCTGGCGTTAAAGCCGCGCTGGCTGCGGATCCCGTCTATGCTGACGGTCATTATGATGTGCCCCCCGAAGCGGGCCTGAAGGCCTTTGGGAGGGTGTATTGTGGCTGGGCCTATTCGCAGTCCTTCTTTCGCGAGGCGCTCTGGCGCGAACTGGGATTTGAGACACTCGACGACCTGCTTTCTTTTTGGGAGACAGACCATCTTGAATGGGACGCCAACGACCTTCTGGCCAAGCTCAGGACCTGGCACACAGCTGATGTAGGTAAGTGGAGTTTTTTAGACGGTGGGTACGAGCAGGCGCTATCGTCAATCAAATCACAAGCAATCGTGATGCCGTCTAGAACGGATCTGTATTTTCCACCTGAAGACAGTGTGGTTGAGGTCGGCCACATGTCGTACGCTGAGGTGCGAGTGATTGATTCGGTCTGGGGGCACTGCGCCGGGGGACCTGGCCGCGAGGACGCGGCCATGTCTCAGCTTGCCTGTGCAGTTAAAGACCTGCTAGCGCGATAG
- a CDS encoding cupin domain-containing protein, whose protein sequence is MTSERRVINIYDTPYSAYDLEGAVQVDMQLLNISYDRGTGRGWYVIRMAPGAASIPHPHEFREEYLILEGDLVEIDGTILKAGDFVSYAPGTRHNSRTENGCLLIGIDRAAE, encoded by the coding sequence ATGACGTCAGAACGCCGCGTGATCAACATCTACGACACACCCTATTCGGCCTATGATCTTGAAGGCGCCGTTCAGGTTGATATGCAACTGCTGAACATCAGCTACGACCGGGGCACAGGACGGGGCTGGTACGTCATTCGCATGGCGCCCGGCGCAGCGTCCATTCCGCACCCGCACGAGTTCCGTGAGGAGTACCTTATTCTGGAAGGTGATCTTGTCGAAATTGACGGCACCATCTTAAAAGCGGGTGACTTCGTCAGCTACGCCCCCGGAACACGTCACAACTCACGAACAGAAAACGGTTGTCTTCTCATCGGAATTGATCGGGCAGCGGAATGA
- a CDS encoding NAD(P)/FAD-dependent oxidoreductase: MTRVAIIGAGPSGLAQLRAFQSAAAAGSEVPEVVCFERQGDWGGLWNYTWRTGTDEFGEPVHSSMYRYLWSNGPKECLEFADYSFDEHVGKPIPSFPPRELLRDYIIGRANNSNVRDWVRFNHAVRDVQFSNATGQFTVRATNLVDNVDIEEIFDYVVVATGHFSVPNIPQFEGIDQFPGRVIHGHDFRDAVEFAGQRLLIVGASYSAEDIALQCLKYGAKSVTCTYRTSAMGFDWPDGIEELPLVERFDGRTAHFSGGGTREFDAVVLCTGYLHHFPFLPEGLRLATHNRLYPGTLYKGVFWIANSKVMYLGMQDQYYTFSMFDAQAWYARDVILGRILLPSASDMAADAKTWQSREEALEDPIQEIDFQTDYCKDLCQELDYGLDWDLACDNFKHWEHYKEENIVTYRNNAFRSPVTGTEAPTHHTEWWAAMDDSSESFLG, encoded by the coding sequence ATGACGCGTGTCGCGATTATTGGCGCTGGTCCCAGTGGTTTGGCGCAGTTAAGAGCTTTTCAATCGGCAGCTGCCGCTGGTAGTGAAGTGCCCGAGGTGGTTTGTTTCGAGCGTCAGGGTGACTGGGGCGGGCTGTGGAACTATACCTGGCGAACAGGAACAGATGAGTTCGGTGAGCCAGTGCACAGCAGTATGTACCGCTACCTCTGGTCGAACGGGCCGAAGGAATGCCTGGAGTTTGCCGACTACAGTTTCGATGAGCACGTCGGTAAGCCCATACCCTCGTTCCCACCTCGGGAGCTGCTGCGCGACTACATCATCGGTCGCGCTAACAATTCCAATGTCCGTGACTGGGTGCGCTTTAATCACGCGGTCCGCGATGTCCAGTTCAGCAATGCGACCGGTCAGTTTACCGTGCGTGCCACTAATCTGGTCGATAATGTCGATATCGAGGAGATATTCGATTACGTAGTCGTCGCGACTGGTCATTTCTCGGTGCCGAATATTCCGCAGTTCGAGGGCATCGACCAGTTTCCGGGCCGGGTCATTCACGGGCACGACTTTCGCGATGCTGTTGAGTTTGCCGGGCAACGGTTGCTCATTGTCGGGGCGAGTTATTCGGCTGAGGACATTGCACTACAGTGCCTGAAGTACGGTGCAAAGTCGGTCACCTGCACGTACCGGACCAGTGCGATGGGATTTGACTGGCCCGATGGCATAGAGGAACTGCCCCTGGTTGAACGCTTTGATGGCCGGACCGCACACTTTTCAGGGGGTGGCACACGGGAATTTGATGCTGTGGTGTTGTGCACAGGTTACTTGCATCATTTCCCGTTTCTGCCCGAAGGACTGCGCCTGGCGACGCACAATCGACTGTACCCTGGCACCCTGTACAAGGGTGTGTTCTGGATTGCCAACTCGAAAGTGATGTATCTGGGTATGCAGGACCAGTACTACACGTTCAGCATGTTTGATGCACAAGCCTGGTACGCCCGCGATGTGATCCTCGGTCGCATCCTGTTGCCATCGGCGAGCGATATGGCAGCAGATGCAAAAACCTGGCAGTCGCGGGAGGAGGCACTGGAGGATCCGATTCAGGAAATCGATTTCCAGACCGATTACTGCAAGGACCTGTGTCAGGAGTTGGACTACGGCCTCGACTGGGATCTGGCATGCGACAACTTCAAGCACTGGGAACATTACAAGGAAGAAAACATCGTGACCTACAGGAACAACGCGTTTCGCTCACCGGTCACAGGCACCGAGGCGCCGACGCACCACACCGAGTGGTGGGCTGCAATGGACGACTCGTCTGAATCATTCCTGGGATAA
- a CDS encoding phytanoyl-CoA dioxygenase family protein, with the protein MSFSLTNKQIERFRDDGFVVVDKLVDEKAIAQLHTRFDRLFQGDFETGTRPDEVNWQEGESDPELTRQICNAWKSDRCVAATVLREDLGHALAQLGSWPGTRIVQDNVISKPPGGGALGYHQDNAYLAWYTPREMLTCWIALDATSSANGTLEFVKGSHRWQRQLQPQGEFHNPADYQIEMETAAQQEGQTPEVIHVEVPRGGGSFHHGWMWHGSGANRSLDWRRSLVLHGMRSDTQFVPEGLGCGNGPVYSRYKHLDDCDMDENHFPILWRQDGHRTAGISTVIAAQHD; encoded by the coding sequence ATGAGTTTTTCCCTGACAAATAAACAAATCGAAAGGTTTAGGGACGATGGTTTTGTGGTTGTGGACAAGCTTGTAGATGAGAAAGCTATCGCACAGCTGCACACGCGATTCGATCGTCTTTTTCAGGGAGATTTCGAAACCGGCACCAGGCCCGACGAAGTGAACTGGCAGGAGGGTGAGAGTGATCCGGAACTGACTCGTCAGATCTGCAACGCCTGGAAATCCGACCGCTGCGTCGCCGCGACGGTGCTGCGTGAAGATCTCGGCCACGCTCTTGCCCAGCTGGGTAGCTGGCCTGGCACCCGAATCGTCCAGGACAACGTGATCAGTAAACCGCCGGGGGGAGGCGCCCTGGGTTATCACCAGGATAACGCGTACCTGGCTTGGTACACCCCGCGCGAAATGCTGACCTGCTGGATAGCTCTGGACGCAACGTCATCTGCAAACGGCACTCTGGAGTTCGTGAAGGGATCACATCGCTGGCAAAGACAACTGCAACCGCAGGGTGAATTCCACAATCCCGCCGACTACCAGATAGAAATGGAGACTGCGGCACAACAGGAAGGCCAGACACCGGAGGTGATCCACGTCGAAGTCCCCCGCGGTGGCGGCTCTTTTCACCACGGCTGGATGTGGCACGGATCGGGGGCCAACCGGTCACTCGACTGGCGCCGCTCGCTGGTCCTACATGGAATGAGATCTGACACACAGTTCGTGCCCGAGGGCCTCGGTTGCGGCAACGGGCCTGTCTACAGCCGCTACAAACACCTCGATGATTGTGACATGGACGAGAACCACTTTCCGATACTGTGGCGGCAGGACGGCCACCGTACTGCTGGAATCAGCACAGTCATTGCAGCGCAACACGACTGA
- a CDS encoding class II glutamine amidotransferase translates to MCGIAGIMYKGSAQTFDTGEALIRMLDGCQHRGPDSTGFALYEEAQPGKLKLRFFLGDAADSRGGVEAIRQRLSELGATITDESEIGDNYRVTVEYAHDVQRLAYEMERAAKVISIGTSLEIVKDVGTAHDVDDRYDVHSYRGTHGLGHVRLATESDVKPEAAHPFWATGFADVAIVHNGQITNYWKMRRRLEQRDFLFTTDNDSELIAVYLADKLAQGIALNDALKTSIDDLDGTFSFLASTQDEIGYAKDRLAAKPMILYQDDDLVAVASEEVSLNRLFPGQALNTREPAPGTYATWSRLT, encoded by the coding sequence ATGTGCGGAATAGCGGGCATCATGTACAAAGGGTCAGCACAGACCTTCGACACCGGGGAGGCGCTGATTCGGATGTTGGACGGCTGCCAGCACCGCGGCCCTGATTCAACCGGATTTGCACTGTATGAAGAGGCACAGCCGGGTAAACTCAAATTGCGCTTTTTCCTCGGTGATGCTGCAGATTCCAGGGGCGGAGTTGAAGCTATCCGACAGCGTTTGTCCGAACTGGGCGCCACGATCACCGATGAGTCGGAGATTGGCGACAACTACCGGGTCACTGTCGAGTATGCCCATGACGTCCAGAGGCTGGCCTATGAGATGGAGCGTGCCGCCAAGGTGATCTCTATTGGCACGAGTCTGGAGATCGTTAAGGACGTCGGCACTGCTCATGATGTCGATGATCGGTACGATGTTCACAGCTACCGCGGAACCCACGGCCTCGGCCACGTGCGACTGGCGACTGAAAGTGACGTCAAACCAGAAGCTGCTCATCCGTTCTGGGCGACGGGATTTGCGGATGTTGCAATTGTGCACAACGGCCAGATTACAAATTACTGGAAGATGCGCCGCCGGTTGGAGCAGCGTGATTTCCTGTTCACGACCGATAACGACAGTGAACTGATCGCCGTTTACCTTGCCGACAAACTTGCTCAGGGTATTGCCCTGAACGACGCGCTGAAAACATCGATCGATGATCTCGATGGCACGTTCTCCTTCCTGGCCTCTACTCAGGATGAAATCGGCTATGCCAAAGACCGGCTCGCGGCTAAGCCCATGATCCTGTATCAGGACGACGACCTGGTCGCAGTCGCGTCTGAAGAGGTCTCCTTGAACAGGCTTTTCCCCGGCCAGGCTCTGAATACCCGCGAACCCGCTCCAGGCACTTACGCGACATGGTCACGCTTGACCTAG